The genomic segment ttgaaagttgcagaaaggagaaaaaaaatggACCTGAACAGCCATCCGATATACAGATAGGATACTTATGGCCATTAAGATACTGATATATCAGAGCAAACGAAGAcatttcagatagactcatgcACTTATGCACTGTAGATAAGTCTGTAGTCATGCAGACAGAATGAATAAATTACCAACTTATACTGTTtttgctgaatgttctattagagtagttatgtgactgctctattagagtatctcaatctcatgCACTCTCAATTCATGTAGTATTCCATTCTTGTATAACCTTTAGCACTAATCCTATTAAATTAAGCTGGTTAATGAATAAAACTAGTGAGTAAAACTAGTGAATAAAACTAGATAGAATAGTAGCTTCTGACAGTTGGGAAAAGTGTGGGAAACCTGTTCCTCCACTCTTCAAAGTTCCCCTTCTGCACCCCCACCCCATTTCTGCACCCTGAATCCATATAGTATATACATAGTCACTTCTAAGAAACAACAGCACAGGAAGTTTACATACTTGCACACACAACACCAGCATCCTGGTAGTGAGAACAGCTGGAGATTCCCCAGCCAGGGAAACTACAGTCACCGATGTTCGTCTCTGTGCCATTACAACCAACGTAGTCCATCCAAATTGGGCCAGTGGCTGAGTAGCCAAATGCTGCATACCTGTAAAAGTATCAGGTGATGTGCTATATACCTGAAAGAGCATATCTGTATTTAATAGCTGTGTAGCCACATGATATGGTACATTCTTCTAAGAACCTTACATATGTGCTATTAAATGGCTGCTAATAATTTTCATAGTTAAGTACCAGCTATTACCCCATTCATGCTAATTATATAACTTAAAAGAATCCAGCTACATACACTGTTTTAGTGCAAAAATACAGACCTTCATATTAAATTGGTGGGCAGCTGATAATTTTTCATTGGCAGTACCAGCTATTACTCCAAGGCACTGTTATATATCAACCAAGCTATACTTTAACAATTGTACAAAACTAGACATTCACATTTCCATGATTGTGCAATCAAATATCAATACACAAGCATGGTATCAGCATCACAACACAGTCAGAGTATCACGATATATCAATGtgtattgcacatcactagttgACTTGTGTCTCGCAAAGAATGAGCTCTGTGTGCACGCACACATGCagacacaatgcacacacaacacaaacatacGTAATGGCTCTGATAGCATGGGCATAACCCAGTTGTCTGCAGATAACATTCGCATCAGCCAAGTCCCAACTACGACCACAAATTGAACCCCACTCATCTGCATAAAGCACCTCAACCAGTCCAGCCACATCACCTTCACCACCAGACTCATTCACTAATCGCACCTTCACTGGGCCAGTTACAGCATTAGGGTCTACATGATAACACGACAACACACATAAAGTTATCTGACCATCCCCAGTTTCACTAATACAGAACAGTGAACCACTGACTCACATACTAACTAAACAGGCAAAAGCTGCCAATTAAACTCACTATCACAAATGACAGCAGCATCCTCGGAGTGGGCACAGTTGTGCACACCCCATCCACTGTGTAAACACTGTGATATCCCATTCTCACTCCCTGTACATTGTACATCATCAATCCAGATAATGCCACTGCCTTGCCCATATGCAGCAAAACCTGTAGAATATTAacaaaatacacttcactatatTCTGTATTGAAACAGGTAACTTGTAAAAGTAAATACTATGAATTCACAAGAGAGGGATAGTAAGAGAGATAGTAGAGAGATACAAATATGTTTGACAATATACACATTACCATGTTCTCATTCAGGCAAGTAAATCAGCATGTAGCACATTAAGCGCTGCTGAATAGGTATGCTAGTTATTAACAAGTAGCACACTAAAACTAAAACCACACTGGTCAATTTGTTATTATATTTAACACATGTAGACAGGAATGCTATGAAATTTTCGTCTGATTATACTAGTTTCaataaatcagcaaaaaaaagcTCACTTAGTGCAGAAGTAGCTCCAGTGAAGTTGAGTTGCTTGCACACTACATTAGCATCCTCAATTCCCCATCCATCATCACAGATAGTACCCCATGTACCATTATACAATATTTCAACCCTGCCACTCCATCTCTTGGGGTCAGTGCTGCCATCCTGACCAACCAGTCTGACTGGATATACTGATAGTGTTTCATCACCTATGTGTGGAGAAATATCAATAAGATGACTATTACTACTAGTAGGTAGTCTGTCAATGCATATTACCCCCAACAAACACTTACGATCTAAACACGACACTCCAACATCATGTGTATGGTTACAGTACCGACTTCCCCATCCCCCGTAATAGTAACAATCAATCAACGAATCTTCGTCTCCACTGCAGTAAACATTTTCTAACCAAACAGGCTGGGAGTTGTTACCAGATCCATATGAAAAGTACTGGATGCCAGTACGAGCATCTGGGAAACCCAACTCCTGACACACTACTCGTGAATTTGATATACTCCATCGATAAGAGTTACACACTGTTCCCCATTGACCACTGTGGTATACCTCCACACGGCCTTCATAGTGGGCTTGAGATGGACTAGTCTGTAGTAAGCGTATAGCATAGTCTGTAACAAGAACAAATCACTGTTAATGCTCTCTGCAccagcatagattatatatatatatatatacttccaTGGGCTGGAAACTACTAAATGCCCCTGATTATAGGCTGATTTCATGCCCCCTGTGCCCTTCAGTCTTCTCTGGATAAAAACAACCTTCAAAAGAAGTGTAGGCTAGTAAAAAGGCATCTTTGTTAAGGTGCTTTCAAAACCCACAGCAAGTTTTGAGAGCTAAATTCTATTTGAACAGAGTAGACGAGGTGCAACAAGCTGGATACATTCAAGGAAAACACTAACATCCTTTATGCCACACTATTCACACCTGGATCAAGCTAtacaatttaaaaatatttttgtggtataaatataaatatttaaatatttttgtgcTATACACATGTGCTTTTGGTTTCGCTGAACAACTTCATCACTTACCAAAGGAGTTGTGAGGAGGCACATTGTCAAGCCTAAGGCTACACTTTATGGCCTGACTAACCTTGTAAAACTGTACACAGTGCTAGGTTTAGCCACAAAGCCACATGGTGCCACCATTATAAGACTTCTACCCATATTACAAGAAGTGGTCAACACATCCATGGAGGGTGTTTATGAATTCCAACAAATCTTCACCCACAACTCACAGATTCTAATGTTTCAAGTGTGACATCTTTTGTACATTTGTTTCATGTACCACTTGAAGTAAAGCATAAATTTTATGACAACCACTGACACAATTGCCAAAGCTGGTAAATATATCTGGTGTGTAAACCAGTGCTCGAAATCACTTGTCAGGAAAATTTCCTAACATATATTTTCCTGACATATGTAGAATTCTCAGGAATTTAGTTAATTTGTATGGCAGATATAGCTGAAACTATGCAGGTAACATAATTTATGGTGTAACAATGTTTATAGCACTTCATAGCATGTATATAAGAGCactttgtataattataaataatAGCATGTACTTAACAAAGTTTAACAATAATTTTTATATTTCATGTTTTTGTTTCCATATAGCTATTCCAAGAAACTCCATgctaacaataatattatgttgattTGAACAATATTTCTTTTCATGATAATGTAGTTGTTATGTTTTGAACAATACGCCAatggctgtttttcagctgtgccctggtacacacacacaccatatgTTCCCGATTTAACAGCTGGGTGGCTGGAGCAAtggtttcttgctcaaggaaacaacacagTAGTAGAAAGTCCCTGCTCGGGCATCGAGCCTGTGACCTCTTGATCACCAGGCCGATGCCCTGGGCTACTACTGCTTCTTACTAGCAGGCACTACTAACAATGAAGAAGAATGCTTACAACAGCCTGAACCTTGGCCTGAACTACTTGCTGTCATGTCATACCATTGTGCACAAACCCTGTTTGCATACTGTGCCTGCATACTTTGCGCCTCAAAAATTTAATCGCTTGAATGTGACAAGCTACTATGGGAGTAGCCATGAATGTTCAGCGCAGGGGAAGCGACTAATGGTGCAGCAAGGTGAGTATTAAATTCAATATGTACATATCTATGGTGCAATGCATGCAAAGCACAATTTTATTGTCCAGATTTTTTAATCCAGACATTTAAATTCTAACTCAGAAATCCCACAAATTATCAAGAAACTCACCGGTTACCAGACATTATTTCGAGCAATGGTGAACCATGCCATTTTCTTCTTCTGCTTAGTCAATTTTCCTCACAGTACTTGACAGTGAAGCAGGCTCTCTACCCTACACAAAATCTTATGGTGAAAGACGTAGACATCGAATGATTCTTGGGCCAAGTTGTGAAGAAAGACTTGTTGGAATTCATTACAACCCCCAAGGTTGATGGGGATGTTAGATGTGAAACCACCCTTGCTATTCTGTACACGATTACATGGGGGCACAGCCATGGGGTATATCCATAGAATATAACCATGCAGCCATATAAAGTTAACTAAAATGGCTGCATTTACTTAGCCCTTCTAAGAGACAGTTTAAAAACTTATGCTAACATAAAAAGCGTATTAAAAACTAACCATCTGAACACACAACACCAACAGTAGCATTGCCATTCGGACAGTAGTGGTAGGACTCATCCTCAGTATGCCAGTACCACGAACAGTTGAAAAAGTCATAGTTGCTGCTGTATCTAGAACAGTACAAGCCGTCTACAAGTAACGGAGTGTTCGTGTTGTTAATACTGTAAACTTCTTCCACTGTCTTGAACCCCAGCGTTTTACACAACACTTTGGCACTTGTGAAGTAGAACCTGCCAGCACAAAAAGCACCCCAAGTACCATTCACGTAGACTTGCACTTCTCCAGCGTATTGGTCTTCGCCTCCATGCAAACGAAGTGGATAACGTTCGTCAGGAATGACACCTTGCAAAAATACAACAATATAAATTGGCCTTACTCCTAGTTACTTAGCTAGAATTTACCTTGAGCGCAATAAGCTACAAGGAAGACGAGCACCAGCGAGGCAAGCATAACTACCCGGCAGTACAGTGGCTAAAAAACGGGTCCGAATTTTTTTTCGGTTTTTTTAGGACCGAGGCCGGCGGGGGGTTTAGCTACGTTGCTATTAAATTTGTCACATTGACGGCTATATAGTTGAAACCCTGCAGCTGGTTGAAACTATTGTCATTGTCCAAACCGGCCAGTGTTTagctggggggaggggggatggGGTGACCATatagtccttgaaattaggttaggtaatcctaaggctgcagcacatgttgctgcagaccttcagtgctggtcactgtaaagcattaatacaataaatactttaggattaaggaagaaaatccatccctcctggaggagactgagtgtggccccgactagacattgggtgacctgcagttcgattcctggggttggagggatttttttttcttactttagccccttttctgttacaccttttcagctataagtcactaagtctaagtccttgaaattaggttaggtgtgctgcagaccttcagtgctggtcactgtaaagcattaatacaataatactacaatacagctagctatgtagctaaaACACTTGAAATAGTTGCCAGACactggttagtcatttaagGCTGCATGTTCCATGAGTGTTAattttgatttttgtgattgggtgaagccagattgtatgatcaggctttctgagattaaatctgggggGTATTTTTGTGGCAGCTAAGCATGCCATTTTGATAAGTAGAAATTTTTACAAATtacactttctgagattgaatttaaggacTAGCTGAGCATGCTAGTTAGAAAAATCTGGGTAGACTTGCAtgggctctcagatattgaatagcTATCACTAGAGGGCATGGAATTTAGTTTGTTGTACATGTACCCTAgcagattttaaaaattaattgatctgatactgaatctgagagcactgATTTTAAGGTTACGTTTGCaaatttttaacctgggaaaattttacatattaaccactttgagattgaatctgataTTTTTGGTGTGCCATTGTAAAAACAAGCTTAACCTAAGTATAGTGTACCTGAGTAGTCACTCATCGttggggtgagtctgagattttttCCCCCCAGCCCTAACATAAACACTGAAGCCGGCAGTAGCTTTGTGGTAAAGATGGTGCATGGGGAAGCCAGCTTACCACAGAACTCTGTCCGGCTCTTCAACTAGGGACTAGGGAGTCTCAGTGGGGGGCATAGCTACCCTGGTATAGAAATTTAGAAAAATAGCTAGCTGGAACGAAATTGTATTAGGAAAAGTTTGAGGGACATGATTGAGGTCTCCTTCACTCACCTTACTTATGtacatttaataatgatgttgGTTTTCTCTCTGGAAGTAATTCTAAGGACCGGCTCAGCTAGCTCAGTGTAGTGATTTAATTGGAGTGACTCTGAATGACTAAACCTTATAGCCACTAACTTGGTGAGCTCACAGTCAGGGGTGGATTTAGGAAGGAGCCGGGCTATAATACCCCCCTTCCTCACTTCCACCTAACAAGTACTTGTCGGTCATCGTAACCCAAAATCTCGCCATATGTTTATCAAAAGCAAACTTCTTTCAGGAAGTGCATGCATTATTGTattacaaactatatatttgCTCCTTTTTCCTCAGTTAAGAATTTTTCaagaaatttgattgtgggttacatCTTCATAGTTATACTACTCTCGAGGGGAGAgtatattgtaattgtactgctCCTACAATAACTGAATAGCAAATTTGCAGGTGGCTatattattacatatataattggCTAAAGTAGTTAGCTAATTGCATGGTATTTGTAAATAACTATATAGCTAAATAATTACATAACTAAATTGTTTTTATGAATTAACTGCGTGGGTGcctagaagtagcataacatcatgctgctgctgctgctgctgctgctgctgctgctgctgttcttGACTCTCCTACCAAGAAGAATTACCGGGTAGTATGCATGACAGCAAAATGACAATATATGGATCTTATCTTTCATAAATAATCCTATAATATAGATCTACATACATGCATTATTGTGCATCACCATGAAATCTTTGCTGCGTAATTGCTGTAGCTCTCCATCCATGTGCTAAATGAAGCTCTCAAATAAATATATTTTGAGTGCTATAAGCAGGTATTCAATGCCTGGCAACGCCCAGTTGatattgttgtttccttgagcaagaaacttaactcacattgctccagccaGCTGTATAATGGAGATCTGGTGACCTGCGTAGTGTCAACTGGGGAAcagttgtaacatcaatgggtacctgcaCAGTGTTAACCAAGGAGCAAATTGTTTATGTCTCACACAGCGGGTGAAGGTCCAGGACTTCGGGTGTATACCCACATGCACCTATACAAACTTGTGGGACATGatacagcctcctgcgggttactagtcctgccccggCAGGAGAGTGTTCCTGTGCTGGCTCACAATAGCACTTGAGTATGTAGTGCACAAGTGactcagtgctggttcactgggtagggtATAACCATGCTAGCACAGTAATCAAATTAAGACTTTGCTTTACTTTGTGTATGTGTTAATTGTtacttataatattatactgacaTCATGTTGTCCTGAGTATAGAATTTATCTTTAATTGGGTCCAATTCAGGGGTCTCAACTAGCTACGAGATTTTCTTCAAAATATTACTGATTCTCAACTGATTATGTAATTCCACAAATAATTCCTGTGATTCTGAGTGATCCATGGCACAAATTTATTGACTCTCATTAAAGATACAAGCATAGAAATAtgaagaaacaaaagatttactTAGCAGTTTTTTGATTCCTGAATCATATCCAAACAATAGATGTGATTCCTAGAGTTGTGAtccaaaacacacacacagacacctgaatgctctattagagagttttgttgtaatttttttttgcttctAATTGAAGAGATAACAGAGCAAGAAAATAATTAATGCAAAATCCCACTGATGGTAAGACTCATCAACAGATTTCAGAAAATCATGcacaataaattatttaattaagtcATAGGCTGTTAGTATATTACCAGTGTATATAGATAAGGCATGTATCTATCCATGCAACAAGTAGTATGCACACAAAACTTGCATCCACACCATTTCTGTTGATGCACTATTACAAACAACattcacacacatgcacaacagcTCTTAGGCTATAGGAGATACTAAAGAAGGTTTGTGTAAAATGTGGTGCTTTTGTCTGCACTCTAAATACCAATCAACAAAAATATGACCCAAGTAGCACacccacacaccacacacatggcACAAGcagcaaagcaaagcctataTGGCAGctgtgcaaaacacagctatttcTGCCCagtaaaccagcactgggatccttgtgcaccactcaggtacttgaggtaaatcctcctggggcaggactagtaacccacaaggAGAGACCACggttccacaatgaccccaagTCCCCAACACCGCaaagcaagacaaggacagttgagcatttgcttccccagtaaacaccaagtaCCCATTTGTGTTACagttgggtgggctgcttccccattTGACACCAGGCCAGCTGAGTAACAACGCCAAATTGGTGTAACTAGACATTGAAGCTGGAACCTCAGTTTCGATTATATACCAGATGATGCTCTAGCACAcattgacacacacacacacacaaaaattgtAGTCACTTCTTCAGATGACTTTCAGACCCCCAGCACTCTTCATCCATTGTTGACGTGGCACTGAAAAGCTCCATCAGTTTGGCTCTTTCTGCTAAACATTTATGTCATTTCAAGTCTCCACTGAGAACTTTTACCACATTCATTACAAAGAAAAGATTGTTCAGGGGTAATATCTCTACTCCTGAATCAGCACTCACATCCCTGACACTGGACTGCACTGGACTGCTCCTCAATAGGTAGCTGCCTTTCTGCAGTGCACTTGTGACAAACTTTACCACCCTCTGTTCTAAAATATCTCCTACAGATTGTACAATGTACAGTCTGCATCCAAACTGTCCTGTTCATCATCTACAGATCAAAGATACAATTTTTGCCACTGCTTCCTATCCCTTGCTCTTTCATACCAACACCCATCATTGATCCCAAGAGACTGCAAATCTGACCTTACCACATCTCTCCATCTTTTCTAGGATCCATGGAATGGTCACACCTGAGGCAACAatccaaacaaacaaacaaacccGGGGTATACAATGATAAACGATGGCTTCTCAGCTTGGTTCCTATGGTCTCCACATCTCCCCATTGTCTTCTTACTGTGGCTGATGACTGATGAGATGCGCTCCTCCCATTGTTGTCTGTTAGTAATGCCCAAAATTGTTTTGACGCACCTGTGGTGAAAACCATCTAATTGCTTCAAATGATGACAAAGTGATGCCTAACATTTGCTACCATACAAAGTGCACAAGCCTGGTACAAATGGCATTTAGTTTCAATGGGCAATTGATGGTGAGTAAAAACAGATTGATGTAGTGCACCAAAGGCCTCCAATCCTCTTGTCAACTTATGCACAAATAATTCCCACACCTGCAATCACAGATCCCAGATATGGAAACTGATCAAACCACTCTATTACATCATCTCCAACAACAAGGGGCCGCTGCTCATCCACAGACACTGAAGAACCAACTACCATGAACTTGGTCTTAGGAAACTCACTGTCAAACCAGGCCACTTCTACATACACCCTTACAACACATCTTGAGCAAGCAAGAAGACAGCAAATTCACCCTTACAAAGCATAGTCTCAACAGAATGTCTGGTAGACCACCAAAACAACAGACTGTCTTGCTTATTGACAACTGCAGTACCCACATCCGTAACTAAACTCTACCCTGCTCAGCCACCACTCAGCAACAACACTAGCATAGATGTTAACTAATGTGGGGGCCATTGTACATCCATGTCTCGATCGATCAAACCATTCAATTTCCTCCACCATCAACCCTAACTTTGGCCTTTGTGTCCTCATGAAATGACTTCACCAACCAGATCCCCAGGCACTCCTAACGCCACCCAAAGTACTGCTCGTAGAACAGAATCAGATGCCTTAAatctacaaacacacacacacacacacatgtaggcatatataatacatacctAGCATAAAATATAATCTATATTGTGGCTAACCACACAATAGCATGGACAAACCAGTGGTGAGCCATCTGTACCAGACAGGCATCTCTAAAGCAGACTAATAGAAAGCATGAAGCTATGCTTCTCGGCAACAGGCAATGCAGACAGCCAGAAGACCCACAGGAAGAAAGCTCCTGCAGCGTGGATGTGAAGGTCTAGAGGGTCACATTTTTTATGGCAATGAAGCTACCAGCTGAACACACAAGCATTGTACTGCCAGGGACCAGATTTAACTGACAATGTAATGCTATTCAGGATAAACACGTACAGCATACGTGGaccttttggcaggttttggaaGTAGGTCGGTTagaccacataaacttaattattagtttctcatcctcctgtactcaaaatagcagtgagGGAGGgtgtatttttattttattcttTACTAATcaaatagctgaattagctagctaaaatgactcagaatgcgGTTTTCTTAGCAAGGTAGTAACTTTAGAAAGTGCTGGATAGCTGCACTCAACTACCAGTGGTgtaaaaaatccttgatgaagTAAGAAAAACGGCCATgcggcggggatgagaaactataataattattacggaGTGTATGTGGCCTTAATTCGGGTTTTTCGGCCAAGTTGAAGGTGAGAGTTCATAAGTGATTGCGTCAGACCATTGATCTTGCCATTGATAGTAAAGACATGTCATCTGAAGTATCGTACTCCAAAGAGCCACATCGAAATTCGAGATTCACCATCAATAGCAAGGAACCGTTTAACGCAGAACCACCAGTCAGTGAGTTGACAAAATCTTTTGTGACACCAAACGACTTATTCTTTGTTCGAAACCACGCGCCTGTACCTGATGTATGTCTGGATACCTTTCGCCTTACGATATCTGGATTAGTTCAACAGCCACTAACATTTTCCCTCACACAATTGCAGGATGGTTTCCGTAAAGTAACAGTGATGGCGACCCtgatgtgtgcgggaaacaggAGGACGGAACTGCACAATATTCAACCCGTGCGTGGAGTGGGCTGGGGTGCAGCTGCCATCAGTAACGCAGTTTGGGGTGGCGTTAGTCTCCGTGATGTCTTACTGGCTGCTGGAGTCGGTCCTTATGCCCGCAATATGCATGTGGCGTTTGAAGGATTAGACCATGCCAACGGTGCTCCGTATGGTGGCTCCATACCAATAGAGAAAGCTATGGATGTGAATGGAGCAGTGGTGTTAGCCTATGAAATGAATGGAGAGACACTTCCAAGAGACCATGGTTATCCTTTAAGAGTGGTCATACCTGGATACATTGGAGCACGGTCGGTGAAGTGGCTATCGTCTGTCATCG from the Dysidea avara chromosome 13, odDysAvar1.4, whole genome shotgun sequence genome contains:
- the LOC136242544 gene encoding uncharacterized protein: MSSEVSYSKEPHRNSRFTINSKEPFNAEPPVSELTKSFVTPNDLFFVRNHAPVPDVCLDTFRLTISGLVQQPLTFSLTQLQDGFRKVTVMATLMCAGNRRTELHNIQPVRGVGWGAAAISNAVWGGVSLRDVLLAAGVGPYARNMHVAFEGLDHANGAPYGGSIPIEKAMDVNGAVVLAYEMNGETLPRDHGYPLRVVIPGYIGARSVKWLSSVIVQKEESSNFFQRKDYKVFLPQVTWDTVKSLWDATPALLELNVQAAITYPEDGTVIENGLPCSIQGYAIAGGGRRISRVDVSIDGGKSWNVAPMVQEKGSTSTGNHHWSWTLWIYKVDQLPTPCEIVCRAWDTAFNGMQSEREWNLRGVMHNSWFKVKVLPAEHASKL